One region of Borreliella burgdorferi B31 genomic DNA includes:
- a CDS encoding ParA family protein, with protein MDTKKPKIITIASIKGGVGKSTSAIILATLLSKDNKVLLIDMDTQASVTSYFYKTLVESEFDLLEKNIYEVLKGNQLINDAIINVDHNFDLLPSYLSLHTFSEEPLPYKEHRLKDSFKYLKFKYNFIILDTNPHLDSTLSNALVVSKHVIVPMTAEKWTIESLQLLEFFTDKLKLKPKVFLFVTKFKKNKTHKDLLEMLQKKEKFLGIISEREDLNRRIAKNDRFDLDKDYIKEYVNVLNNFILKI; from the coding sequence ATGGATACTAAAAAACCTAAAATAATAACAATAGCGTCAATTAAGGGCGGTGTTGGCAAAAGCACAAGTGCAATAATTTTAGCAACGCTATTATCAAAAGACAACAAAGTACTTTTAATTGATATGGATACACAGGCTTCAGTTACTAGTTATTTTTATAAAACATTAGTAGAAAGTGAATTTGATTTACTTGAAAAAAATATATATGAAGTTTTAAAAGGAAATCAATTAATAAATGATGCAATTATCAATGTTGATCATAATTTTGATTTGTTGCCAAGTTACTTAAGCTTGCACACTTTTAGTGAAGAGCCCTTGCCTTATAAGGAACATAGGTTAAAGGATAGCTTTAAATATTTAAAATTTAAATATAATTTTATTATACTTGATACTAATCCCCATTTAGATTCTACGTTATCCAATGCTTTAGTTGTTAGTAAACATGTTATAGTTCCAATGACTGCAGAAAAGTGGACTATTGAGAGTTTGCAACTATTAGAGTTTTTTACGGATAAATTAAAGTTAAAACCCAAAGTATTTTTATTTGTAACAAAATTTAAAAAAAATAAAACTCATAAAGATTTATTAGAAATGTTGCAAAAAAAAGAAAAGTTTTTGGGGATAATATCAGAACGTGAGGATTTAAATAGGAGAATAGCAAAAAATGATAGATTTGATTTAGATAAAGATTATATAAAGGAGTATGTAAACGTTTTAAATAATTTTATTTTGAAAATATGA
- a CDS encoding chromosome replication/partitioning protein, whose amino-acid sequence MDVGIKINDRVISKKEIKKELSNKDEILKHYNLLKERLKSNFQKEIYNKIESMKILKEIKDNEYYKLDGYKSFDAFIKDYKLAKSQTYEYLKIASAIENGVIEELFLLENGIKETIIFLRNSNSDTVKKSKQNPIKPLRFQLKSKESYDFYKSNAKFTGFLLDELFESQKDLINKFLRRYKQLKG is encoded by the coding sequence ATGGACGTGGGAATAAAAATAAACGATAGGGTAATATCAAAAAAGGAAATAAAAAAAGAATTAAGCAATAAAGATGAAATATTAAAGCATTATAATTTGTTGAAGGAGCGCTTGAAATCTAATTTTCAAAAAGAAATCTATAATAAGATAGAGAGTATGAAAATTTTAAAAGAAATAAAAGATAATGAATACTATAAACTTGATGGTTATAAAAGTTTTGATGCTTTTATAAAAGATTATAAGTTAGCCAAAAGTCAAACTTATGAATATTTGAAGATAGCATCAGCTATAGAAAATGGCGTAATAGAAGAACTTTTTTTATTAGAAAATGGAATTAAAGAAACTATAATCTTTTTAAGAAATAGTAATTCAGATACGGTTAAAAAATCAAAACAAAATCCAATAAAACCATTAAGATTTCAACTTAAAAGCAAAGAAAGTTATGATTTTTACAAAAGTAATGCTAAATTCACGGGATTTTTATTAGATGAACTTTTTGAAAGTCAAAAAGATTTGATTAATAAATTCTTAAGAAGATATAAGCAATTAAAAGGATAG
- the bdr gene encoding Bdr family repetitive protein → MTNLAYKTYNIESIKNEFLNIGFSEEAIDFVLLHNENYSFEVLKEKLINVEKNLQKDISSLDIKIDTVEKNLQKDISNLDIKIDAVEKNLQKDISNLDIKIDNVEKNLKKDISSLDTKIDVVEKNLNLKIDFVEKSLNAKIDSLDVKIDNVNNKVDYIKSELIAKIDSVEKGLNEKLNTGNRLIHFMILTAAILGPVLNALFMRYLQYIK, encoded by the coding sequence ATGACTAATTTAGCGTACAAAACGTATAACATAGAAAGCATAAAAAATGAGTTTTTAAACATAGGATTTAGTGAAGAGGCAATAGATTTTGTTTTGCTTCATAATGAAAATTACAGCTTTGAGGTTTTAAAAGAAAAATTGATTAATGTAGAGAAGAATTTGCAAAAAGATATATCTAGTTTGGACATTAAGATAGATACTGTAGAAAAGAATTTACAAAAGGATATATCTAATTTAGACATTAAGATTGATGCCGTGGAAAAGAATTTACAAAAGGATATATCTAATTTAGACATCAAGATTGATAATGTAGAAAAGAATTTGAAAAAAGATATATCTAGTTTAGATACTAAGATTGATGTTGTAGAGAAGAATTTAAATCTAAAAATAGATTTTGTAGAAAAGAGTTTAAATGCCAAAATAGATAGTTTAGACGTTAAAATAGATAATGTAAATAATAAAGTAGATTATATTAAAAGTGAACTTATTGCCAAGATAGATAGTGTAGAAAAAGGGTTAAACGAAAAACTTAATACAGGAAATAGGCTAATACATTTTATGATATTAACAGCAGCGATTCTAGGCCCAGTTTTAAATGCCCTATTTATGAGATATTTACAATATATCAAATAA
- a CDS encoding DUF244 domain-containing protein, translated as MENLSNNNNPQENIQGELKMISVNQQSFTGCEIIEEKSSPIKEKSKLSKIGKKLPGISSQECFRFNRNIDFSVQRNKLDKYGASEVGNILVGGAGLKDLMINRVLKYFRMSLPFEENLYMLKGKELENLGFREFVKAHGDNIDILYKNKYANGVDKYNYFKKMGSSETLVGSTIDGWFINNNGDLELLEIKSSDSNYMSSAIAEYNKNGNFLSSKYFFKYYIQAQMQLACTGLEYCNLFFLIDAAPINCKIKRDEALISKVFEFVNKCELEIINLKKDIYSNYREEYLMAHNFNEDTFIKLVEDLVERSDFYSSGVEFDWAREFIEYVDCADLEIKDNQSAENLAYDLMEIDSLQKELNRIQNENKKREKPIKDRLKMLIYNITNTYPLIEQLNYKFGEFVFTLDSKKRAISDRLKGLLPTSGTVFFPSNIAFTNSVSVPM; from the coding sequence ATGGAAAATCTTTCAAACAATAATAATCCACAAGAAAATATTCAAGGAGAGCTCAAAATGATAAGTGTTAATCAACAAAGTTTTACTGGTTGTGAAATAATTGAGGAAAAATCTTCTCCCATTAAAGAAAAAAGTAAATTAAGTAAGATAGGTAAGAAATTGCCAGGAATAAGCAGTCAAGAATGTTTTAGATTTAATCGAAATATTGATTTTAGTGTGCAAAGAAACAAACTTGATAAATACGGTGCTAGTGAAGTAGGCAATATTCTTGTTGGAGGTGCTGGACTTAAAGATTTAATGATAAACAGAGTGCTTAAATATTTTAGAATGAGCCTACCTTTTGAAGAGAATTTGTATATGCTCAAGGGCAAAGAATTAGAGAATTTAGGATTTAGAGAATTTGTTAAAGCACATGGTGATAATATTGATATTTTGTATAAAAACAAATATGCTAACGGTGTTGATAAGTATAATTATTTCAAAAAAATGGGCAGTTCAGAAACTTTAGTGGGCTCAACAATTGATGGCTGGTTTATTAATAATAATGGCGATTTAGAACTATTAGAGATTAAAAGTAGCGACTCTAATTATATGAGTAGTGCTATTGCTGAGTACAATAAAAATGGCAATTTTTTAAGTAGTAAATATTTTTTCAAATATTATATACAAGCACAAATGCAGCTAGCATGCACTGGGCTTGAGTATTGTAATTTGTTCTTTTTAATAGATGCTGCACCAATTAACTGTAAGATTAAAAGAGATGAGGCCTTAATATCAAAAGTGTTTGAATTTGTTAATAAATGTGAATTAGAAATTATAAATTTAAAAAAAGATATTTATAGTAACTATAGAGAGGAATACTTAATGGCACATAATTTTAACGAGGATACGTTTATAAAACTTGTTGAAGATTTAGTAGAAAGGAGTGATTTTTATAGTTCTGGAGTTGAGTTTGATTGGGCAAGAGAATTTATAGAATATGTTGATTGTGCAGACCTTGAAATTAAGGATAATCAATCTGCTGAAAATCTTGCGTATGATTTAATGGAGATTGATAGTCTACAAAAAGAATTAAATAGAATCCAAAACGAAAATAAAAAAAGAGAAAAGCCCATTAAAGATAGGTTGAAGATGCTAATTTACAATATTACAAATACATATCCACTAATTGAGCAGTTAAATTATAAATTTGGAGAGTTTGTGTTTACTCTTGACTCTAAGAAAAGGGCAATATCAGATAGATTGAAGGGACTGCTACCAACAAGTGGTACAGTATTTTTCCCTAGCAATATAGCATTTACAAATAGTGTTAGTGTCCCCATGTGA
- a CDS encoding DUF261 domain-containing protein, giving the protein MLINKIKQDNRTLRPEIQKWGCYFLCLHYYTSLFKQCEFNVYEINAAYYRFIGLGYIKSNCFIINPCMILNYYGIRSSVRYESLNYLGAANEFEISEVKIDKVNGYHFIATKNKEILYDSLDLKPRGKIFKVTSKRIFKLK; this is encoded by the coding sequence ATGCTTATTAATAAAATAAAACAAGATAATAGAACTTTAAGACCAGAGATACAAAAATGGGGTTGTTACTTTTTGTGTCTGCATTATTATACAAGTCTATTTAAGCAATGTGAATTTAATGTTTATGAGATAAATGCAGCGTATTATAGATTTATAGGACTTGGTTACATTAAGAGTAATTGTTTTATTATAAATCCATGTATGATACTTAATTACTACGGAATTAGAAGCAGCGTGAGATATGAGTCTTTAAATTATTTGGGTGCAGCAAATGAATTTGAAATAAGTGAAGTTAAAATCGATAAGGTTAATGGATATCACTTTATAGCAACAAAGAATAAAGAAATATTATATGATTCACTTGATTTAAAGCCACGTGGGAAAATATTTAAAGTAACTTCAAAGCGTATATTTAAACTGAAATAG
- a CDS encoding site-specific integrase, producing MNTNNYFNLNNFNMDFMLKLFQDYQNVLNENKILKNSLKISSKPTKKASKPTPKFYLTPKAIKIIEKCVKILKKIDPISGWFLHLLAISGCRGAEIQKVKMQDITPLLNKTGETFYNIKVNIAKKRNVTCIREIVIKSEEFEAIQKAHENYFNEKNLDSRRTYLFQKTKHKFKDNQIDIINISRKFKNLLKKSGFRANKSLHLFRNLFISYLKSNGYNSFQIKELMKYHSTSEIDNIYGLSAANKIHAYKCMKNNLKL from the coding sequence ATGAACACTAATAATTATTTTAATTTAAATAATTTCAACATGGATTTTATGCTCAAACTATTTCAAGATTATCAAAATGTGCTAAATGAAAATAAAATTCTTAAAAATTCACTAAAAATTTCTTCTAAGCCTACTAAAAAAGCTTCAAAACCAACTCCTAAGTTTTATTTGACCCCAAAAGCTATCAAAATAATTGAAAAATGCGTTAAAATATTAAAAAAAATTGACCCTATTTCTGGTTGGTTTCTACATCTACTCGCAATAAGTGGGTGTAGGGGGGCCGAAATTCAAAAAGTAAAAATGCAAGATATTACTCCTCTATTAAACAAAACTGGAGAAACTTTTTACAATATAAAAGTTAATATAGCTAAAAAAAGAAATGTCACTTGTATTAGAGAAATTGTCATCAAATCTGAAGAATTTGAGGCTATTCAAAAAGCTCACGAAAATTATTTTAACGAAAAAAATCTTGACTCACGGCGTACTTATCTTTTCCAAAAAACCAAACATAAATTTAAAGATAACCAAATTGATATTATCAATATTTCTAGAAAATTTAAAAATCTTCTCAAAAAATCAGGATTTCGTGCCAATAAATCTCTCCATTTATTTAGAAATTTGTTTATTTCATATTTAAAATCTAATGGTTATAATTCTTTCCAAATTAAAGAACTTATGAAATATCATTCAACTTCCGAAATTGATAATATCTACGGCCTCTCTGCTGCTAATAAAATTCACGCTTATAAATGCATGAAAAATAACCTTAAACTTTAG
- the erpA gene encoding plasminogen-binding protein ErpA yields MEKFMNKKMKMFIICAVFILIGACKIHTSYDEQSNGEVKVKKIEFSEFTVKIKNKNNSNNWADLGDLVVRKEKDGIETGLNAGGHSATFFSLEEEEINNFIKAMTEGGSFKTSLYYGYNDEESDKNVIKNKEIKTKIEKINDTEYITFLGDKINNSAGGDKIAEYAISLEELKRNLK; encoded by the coding sequence ATGGAGAAATTTATGAATAAGAAAATGAAAATGTTTATTATTTGTGCTGTTTTTATACTTATAGGTGCTTGCAAGATTCATACTTCATATGATGAGCAAAGCAATGGAGAGGTAAAGGTCAAAAAAATAGAATTCTCTGAATTTACTGTAAAAATTAAAAATAAGAATAATAGTAATAACTGGGCAGACTTAGGAGATTTAGTTGTAAGAAAAGAAAAAGATGGTATTGAAACGGGTTTAAACGCTGGGGGACATTCGGCTACATTCTTTTCATTAGAAGAGGAAGAAATTAATAACTTTATAAAAGCAATGACTGAAGGTGGATCATTTAAAACTAGTTTGTATTATGGATATAATGACGAAGAAAGTGATAAAAATGTCATTAAGAATAAAGAGATAAAAACAAAGATAGAAAAAATTAATGATACTGAATATATTACATTTTTAGGAGATAAAATTAATAACAGTGCGGGGGGAGACAAAATAGCTGAATATGCAATATCACTAGAAGAGCTTAAAAGAAATTTAAAATAG
- a CDS encoding ErpB, with product MNKKTIIICAVFALILSCKNYAIKDLEQNAKGKIKGFIDKALDPAKDKITSSSSKVDELARKLQEEDKIKGVEENNKDELMQGDDPNSGVINSSPVLPENSQDNTPILKAAEQSDGQQEEKVKKVEESEAKVEGKEEKQENTEERNKQELAKQEEEQQKRKAEQEKQKREEEQERQKREEEQERKAKAEKEAKEKAERQKQEEQQKRKAEKEREEQRKEAEKRQVDNEIRTLTGKIDEINRNIDVIKEQTSVGAQGVIDRITGPVYDDFTDGNKAIYKTWGDLEDDNDEGLGKLLKELSDTRHNLRTKLNEGNKAYIIDTRSTEPQLKENVSVSEIKSDLDELKSKLEEVKEYLEDKDNFEEIKEYVAGSEDNYDEED from the coding sequence ATGAATAAAAAAACAATTATTATTTGTGCAGTTTTTGCGCTGATACTTTCTTGTAAGAATTATGCAATTAAAGATTTAGAACAAAATGCAAAAGGGAAAATTAAAGGATTTATAGATAAGGCTTTGGATCCAGCAAAAGATAAAATTACTTCAAGTAGTTCAAAAGTAGATGAATTAGCAAGAAAATTACAAGAAGAAGATAAAATAAAGGGTGTAGAAGAAAACAATAAAGATGAATTAATGCAGGGTGATGATCCTAATAGTGGTGTAATAAATTCGTCACCAGTATTGCCAGAAAATAGTCAAGATAATACACCAATATTAAAAGCAGCGGAACAAAGTGATGGTCAACAAGAAGAGAAAGTGAAAAAAGTAGAAGAATCCGAAGCTAAAGTTGAGGGAAAAGAAGAAAAACAAGAGAATACAGAAGAACGAAACAAACAAGAATTAGCTAAACAAGAAGAAGAACAACAAAAACGAAAAGCAGAACAAGAAAAACAAAAAAGAGAAGAAGAGCAAGAAAGACAAAAAAGAGAAGAAGAGCAAGAAAGAAAAGCTAAGGCAGAAAAAGAAGCTAAAGAAAAAGCAGAAAGACAAAAACAAGAAGAACAACAAAAACGAAAAGCAGAAAAAGAAAGAGAAGAACAACGAAAAGAGGCAGAAAAAAGGCAAGTTGATAACGAAATTAGAACACTTACAGGCAAAATAGATGAAATCAATAGAAATATTGATGTTATAAAAGAGCAAACTAGTGTGGGGGCACAAGGTGTTATAGATAGAATTACAGGGCCTGTATATGATGATTTTACTGATGGGAATAAAGCTATATACAAAACTTGGGGGGATTTGGAAGATGATAACGACGAAGGATTAGGAAAGCTATTAAAAGAATTGAGTGATACTAGACATAATTTAAGAACCAAATTAAATGAGGGTAATAAAGCATATATTATTGATACTAGAAGCACTGAACCCCAATTAAAAGAAAATGTAAGTGTTAGCGAAATTAAATCAGACTTAGATGAACTAAAATCAAAATTAGAAGAAGTTAAAGAATATCTTGAAGATAAAGATAATTTTGAAGAAATTAAAGAATACGTTGCTGGTAGTGAGGATAATTATGATGAAGAAGATTAA
- a CDS encoding DUF643 domain-containing protein, which translates to MNINEISDFYDNLYKRTKKEIDKLINKLYLTSQITLKQKRQIYSAVEKMQKYVIKTGKSVFLESEKEFVKDTLKRKNLTKKFQSFKVDFSYKEGMLEKCLERLGEDKSIEFLIFVCQILNGIREKVSELDFQIDAIKEFRDILFLSIHYYDKRLFTSKNLMNEMKYFFEKVELIYSYMQ; encoded by the coding sequence ATGAATATAAATGAGATTTCAGATTTTTATGATAATTTATATAAGAGAACAAAAAAAGAAATAGATAAACTTATAAACAAGCTCTATTTAACTAGCCAAATAACTCTAAAGCAAAAAAGACAAATATACAGTGCTGTTGAAAAAATGCAAAAGTACGTAATAAAAACCGGAAAAAGTGTTTTTTTAGAATCGGAAAAAGAATTTGTTAAAGACACTTTGAAAAGAAAAAATCTAACAAAAAAATTTCAAAGTTTCAAAGTTGATTTTAGCTACAAGGAAGGAATGCTAGAAAAATGTTTAGAAAGATTAGGAGAAGATAAATCTATCGAATTTTTGATTTTTGTTTGCCAAATTCTTAATGGGATAAGAGAAAAAGTATCAGAATTAGACTTTCAAATAGATGCGATTAAAGAATTTAGAGATATTTTATTTTTGAGTATACACTATTATGATAAAAGACTTTTCACCAGTAAGAATCTTATGAATGAAATGAAATACTTTTTCGAAAAAGTAGAGTTAATTTATAGTTATATGCAATAA
- a CDS encoding DUF603 domain-containing protein, translating to MKKVKRSFDDYVAYFREGSLSDVEIAKKLGVSKVNVWRMRQKWESGESVVNGDSRVTISEDTFEHLLSQTFRSEVNARKVRSELDVERSNLELGFINAFKQYSSVELFSMHTKIENLRAEIDALNKASSKKNKQVVNGEINSLKSELDEYIKECSIREMELYYECMKKLATVNGAESKSNYKNSKGHK from the coding sequence TTGAAAAAAGTTAAAAGATCTTTTGATGATTATGTTGCATATTTTAGAGAAGGATCGTTAAGTGATGTAGAAATAGCGAAGAAATTAGGAGTTTCTAAAGTAAATGTGTGGAGAATGAGACAAAAGTGGGAAAGTGGAGAAAGTGTTGTTAACGGGGACTCTAGAGTAACAATTAGTGAAGATACTTTTGAACACCTTTTGTCGCAAACCTTTAGATCAGAAGTTAACGCTAGGAAAGTTAGAAGCGAATTGGATGTAGAGCGGTCTAATTTAGAATTAGGATTTATAAATGCATTTAAGCAATATTCTAGTGTTGAGCTTTTTAGTATGCATACTAAAATAGAAAATTTAAGAGCCGAAATTGACGCTTTAAATAAAGCAAGTAGTAAAAAAAACAAGCAAGTTGTTAATGGAGAAATTAATTCTTTAAAAAGCGAGCTTGATGAATATATAAAAGAGTGTTCAATAAGAGAAATGGAGCTTTACTATGAATGTATGAAAAAACTTGCTACGGTTAATGGAGCTGAAAGCAAAAGTAACTACAAAAATAGTAAAGGGCACAAGTGA